The following coding sequences lie in one Vicugna pacos chromosome 5, VicPac4, whole genome shotgun sequence genomic window:
- the C5H2orf72 gene encoding uncharacterized protein C2orf72 homolog isoform X2: MERELEALAARPARPAEPPFQALVEAAGGCGQVLLVGELWEREQSRALLWDFARAVFPPQRAAGKPGGAAAEGAEPGAPGAQKALRTAAARAIRSPLVFVLCRASSLAAREPRRHLREMLRDVRGRRRAGAALVGVLVAEAEAEDSVAPELRLLEALLRTVFGRQAGGPVQAVAYCPGHPASSLAVQAAACRALQAAGPARPEGAWDRPGLPALLACFSWGPWSRGKDPDATSPSGPAQDNFQDPEEELALTAIYPNGDCDDPAKGSRACDGVAPSPAEPAGDLR, encoded by the exons ATGGAGCGTGAGCTGGAGGCGCTGGCGGCCCGGCCCGCGCGCCCGGCCGAGCCGCCCTTCCAGGCGCTGGTGGAGGCGGCGGGCGGCTGCGGGCAGGTGCTGCTGGTGGGCGAGCTGTGGGAGCGCGAGCAGAGCCGCGCGCTGCTGTGGGACTTCGCCCGCGCGGTGTTCCCGCCCCAGCGAGCCGCGGGCAAGCCGGGCGGCGCGGCGGCCGAGGGCGCCGAGCCCGGGGCGCCCGGCGCGCAGAAGGCGCTCCGGACGGCGGCGGCGCGCGCCATCCGCTCGCCGCTGGTCTTCGTGCTGTGCCGCGCGTCGTCGTTGGCCGCCCGGGAGCCGCGGCGCCACCTGCGGGAGATGCTGCGGGACGTGCGCGGGCGGCGACGGGCCGGCGCGGCGCTGGTTGGGGTGCTGGTGGCCGAGGCCGAGGCGGAGGACTCGGTGGCCCCGGAGTTGCGGCTACTGGAGGCGCTGCTACGCACCGTGTTCGGCCGCCAGGCAGGGGGCCCGGTGCAGGCGGTCGCCTACTGCCCCGGCCACCCGGCCTCCAGCCTGGCCGTCCAGGCGGCCGCCTGCAGGGCCCTGCAAGCCGCCGGGCCTGCGCGACCAG AAGGAGCCTGGGATAGACCTGGCCTCCCAGCACTGCTGGCATGCTTTTCCTGGGGTCCTTGGAGCCGGGGGAAGGACCCAGATGCCACCTCCCCCAGTGGCCCAGCTCAGG ATAACTTCCAGGACCCTGAAGAGGAGCTGGCACTGACAGCCATCTACCCCAATGGAGACTGTGACGATCCTGCAAAGGGGTCGAGAGCCTGTGATGGAGTTGCTCCCTCTCCCGCTGAGCCCGCTGGAGACTTGAGATGA
- the C5H2orf72 gene encoding uncharacterized protein C2orf72 homolog isoform X1 — protein MERELEALAARPARPAEPPFQALVEAAGGCGQVLLVGELWEREQSRALLWDFARAVFPPQRAAGKPGGAAAEGAEPGAPGAQKALRTAAARAIRSPLVFVLCRASSLAAREPRRHLREMLRDVRGRRRAGAALVGVLVAEAEAEDSVAPELRLLEALLRTVFGRQAGGPVQAVAYCPGHPASSLAVQAAACRALQAAGPARPAEGAWDRPGLPALLACFSWGPWSRGKDPDATSPSGPAQDNFQDPEEELALTAIYPNGDCDDPAKGSRACDGVAPSPAEPAGDLR, from the exons ATGGAGCGTGAGCTGGAGGCGCTGGCGGCCCGGCCCGCGCGCCCGGCCGAGCCGCCCTTCCAGGCGCTGGTGGAGGCGGCGGGCGGCTGCGGGCAGGTGCTGCTGGTGGGCGAGCTGTGGGAGCGCGAGCAGAGCCGCGCGCTGCTGTGGGACTTCGCCCGCGCGGTGTTCCCGCCCCAGCGAGCCGCGGGCAAGCCGGGCGGCGCGGCGGCCGAGGGCGCCGAGCCCGGGGCGCCCGGCGCGCAGAAGGCGCTCCGGACGGCGGCGGCGCGCGCCATCCGCTCGCCGCTGGTCTTCGTGCTGTGCCGCGCGTCGTCGTTGGCCGCCCGGGAGCCGCGGCGCCACCTGCGGGAGATGCTGCGGGACGTGCGCGGGCGGCGACGGGCCGGCGCGGCGCTGGTTGGGGTGCTGGTGGCCGAGGCCGAGGCGGAGGACTCGGTGGCCCCGGAGTTGCGGCTACTGGAGGCGCTGCTACGCACCGTGTTCGGCCGCCAGGCAGGGGGCCCGGTGCAGGCGGTCGCCTACTGCCCCGGCCACCCGGCCTCCAGCCTGGCCGTCCAGGCGGCCGCCTGCAGGGCCCTGCAAGCCGCCGGGCCTGCGCGACCAG CAGAAGGAGCCTGGGATAGACCTGGCCTCCCAGCACTGCTGGCATGCTTTTCCTGGGGTCCTTGGAGCCGGGGGAAGGACCCAGATGCCACCTCCCCCAGTGGCCCAGCTCAGG ATAACTTCCAGGACCCTGAAGAGGAGCTGGCACTGACAGCCATCTACCCCAATGGAGACTGTGACGATCCTGCAAAGGGGTCGAGAGCCTGTGATGGAGTTGCTCCCTCTCCCGCTGAGCCCGCTGGAGACTTGAGATGA